The following coding sequences are from one Saccharomyces eubayanus strain FM1318 chromosome VII, whole genome shotgun sequence window:
- the TPO2 gene encoding spermine transporter, with product MSDQESVVSFNSQNTSMVDVEDQQPQQYVPAKTSSRTNQLKLTKTETVKSLQDLGVTSAAPVPDINAPQTAKNNIFPEEYTMETPSGLVPVATLQSMGRTATALSRTRTRQLNRTGTNSSSTGKEEMEEEEIEEGEDQSAENELDPEIEFVTFVTGDPENPHNWPGWIRWTYTVLLSILVICVAYGSACISGGLGTVEKKYHVGLEAAILSCSLMVIGFSLGPLIWSPVSDLYGRRVAYFVSMGLYVIFNIPCALAPNLGCLLACRFLCGVWSSSGLCLVGGSIADMFPSETRGKAIAFFAFAPYVGPVVGPLVNGFISVSTGRMDLIFWVNMAFAGVMWIVASAIPETYAPVILKRKAARLRKETGNPKIMTEQEAQGVSMSEMMRACLLRPLYFAVTEPVLVATCFYVCLIYSLLYAFFFAFPVIFGELYGYKDNIVGLMFIPIVIGALWALATTFYCENKYLAIVKQRKPTPEDRLLGAKIGAPFAAIALWILGATSYKHIIWVGPASAGLAFGYGMVLIYYSLNNYIIDCYVQYASSALATKVFLRSCGGAAFPLFTIQMYHKLNLHWGSWLLAFISTAMIALPFAFSYWGKELRHKLSKKDYSIDSVDM from the coding sequence ATGAGTGATCAAGAATCTGTTGTTTCATTCAACTCCCAAAACACTTCCATGGTGGACGTTGAAGACCAACAACCCCAACAATACGTCCCCGCAAAAACCAGTTCTCGTACAAACCAATTGAAGTTAACCAAGACTGAAACAGTAAAGTCTTTACAAGATTTAGGTGTCACTTCGGCTGCCCCGGTGCCTGACATCAATGCTCCTCAAACTGCTAAAAATAACATTTTCCCAGAAGAATATACTATGGAAACTCCATCTGGACTGGTTCCAGTAGCCACCTTGCAATCCATGGGTAGAACCGCCACTGCTTTATCTCGTACCAGAACGAGACAATTGAACCGTACCGGTACCAATTCTTCATCCACCggtaaagaagaaatggaggaagaagaaatcgaaGAAGGTGAAGATCAGAGCGCCGAAAACGAATTGGACCCAGAAATCGAATTCGTCACTTTTGTCACTGGTGATCCTGAAAACCCCCACAACTGGCCCGGATGGATCCGTTGGACCTATACCGTGCTGCTATCCATCCTGGTTATTTGCGTTGCCTACGGGTCCGCTTGTATCAGTGGTGGGCTGGGAACCGTCGAGAAAAAATACCACGTCGGTTTGGAAGCTGCTATTTTATCGTGTTCCTTAATGGTCATCGGGTTCTCCTTGGGTCCTTTGATCTGGTCTCCAGTCAGTGACTTGTACGGTAGAAGAGTCGCTTACTTCGTGTCTATGGGTCTTTATGTCATTTTCAACATTCCTTGCGCATTGGCCCCAAATCTAGGTTGTCTTTTGGCCTGTAGGTTTTTATGTGGTGTCTGGTCCTCCTCCGGCCTATGTCTCGTTGGTGGGTCCATCGCCGATATGTTCCCTAGTGAAACTAGAGGTAAAGCCATCGCTTTCTTTGCCTTTGCTCCTTATGTTGGTCCCGTTGTTGGCCCATTAGTCAATGGTTTCATTTCTGTTTCCACCGGCCGTATGGACCTGATCTTCTGGGTCAACATGGCCTTCGCAGGTGTTATGTGGATCGTGGCCTCTGCTATTCCAGAAACATACGCTCCAGTcatcttgaaaagaaaggcCGCCAGATTAAGAAAGGAGACCGGTAACCCTAAGATCATGACTGAACAAGAAGCCCAAGGTGTTAGTATGAGCGAAATGATGAGAGCTTGTTTGTTAAGACCTCTATACTTTGCTGTCACCGAACCTGTCTTGGTTGCCACTTGCTTTTACGTGTGTTTGATTTACTCTCTATTATATGCGTTCTTCTTCGCCTTCCCCGTCATTTTCGGTGAATTGTATGGTTACAAAGATAACATTGTTGGACTGATGTTTATTCCAATTGTTATCGGTGCTCTCTGGGCCCTAGCCACCACCTTTTACTGTGAAAACAAGTATCTAGCAATCGTCAAACAACGTAAGCCTACACCCGAAGATCGTCTGTTGGGTGCCAAGATCGGTGCTCCATTCGCTGCTATTGCCCTTTGGATTTTAGGTGCCACCTCTTACAAACATATTATTTGGGTTGGGCCAGCTTCAGCCGGTTTAGCTTTTGGTTATGGTATGGTGTTGATTTACTATTCGCTAAACAACTATATCATTGATTGTTACGTCCAATATGCATCCAGTGCTTTGGCCACAAAGGTCTTCTTAAGATCATGTGGTGGTGCTGCCTTCCCATTGTTTACCATTCAAATGTACCACAAATTGAACTTACACTGGGGTTCTTGGTTGTTGGCTTTCATCTCTACTGCTATGATTGCTCTACCTTTTGCATTCTCTTACTGGGGTAAGGAATTGAGACATAAACTGTCCAAGAAGGACTACTCTATCGATAGTGTCGATATGTAA
- the CBF2 gene encoding Cbf2p, which produces MSSKDKFQELVDSLKPRTAHQYKTYYTKYIQWCQLNQIIPTPEDDSTNSVPYKDLPISAELIHWFLLDTLITDDKFEEKQEDEEFDDEEENSFKIATLKKIIGSLNFLSKLCKVHNNPNANIDTKYLELVTKLHTHWLDSQKAITANETNNTNTQVLCPPLLKVSLNLWNPQTNHLPEKFFKTCSEKLRFLVDFQFRSYLNLSFEERSEIRFGSLKVGRTDKDSIVYHKTIHTKENKDMSSHHQLVALLPQDCPFICPQTTLAAYLYLRFYGIPSVSKGDGFPNLNADEDGSLLQDLPILRGKSLTTYPREETFSNYYTTVFRYCHLPYKRREYFKKSNLVYPTWDETVFQNFFDEKAHGNWLEQPEAFAFPDRIPFDFKRVMNLKSPYTSYSKTGDKDPLSPPKDLLVQIFPEIDEYKRHGYNDLSQDAKEFLGLMEKLRERLLSNLPWIFKYFPNHDIFQDPIFGNSDFQSYFNDKTIHSNGLNTLPFDILPGFNKIYKNESNFCNLLIEPPSQLSLSTTSNPDSRVPQRAESEGPSQMAQIDTAHMSELLKEQSFEFVQFQTLSNFQILLSVFNKIFEKLEMKKSSRGYILHQLNLFKDTLNDRIKKSKISDSDKYIRDIQPIKKEEITINGDGPNNVRRAKRPKPIRLLSIADSSDDSSAEGSNLFKRDEEANGDDDADEENEDEDENDPEMQEQLKSMINELINSKITTFLQDQMEQFELKLNASLDKVLEEKVARIIEQKFNTYATPLSTLKRSQSHMTEDVAFDIDISKKPRFSGKYAEPVEDKDDRQPISGSVSPALEQDLQENKDADEQPFMLDNSIDTIEGIILEWFTPTPKYGNQCVHSMNKSGNKSWRVNCEALYKERKSIVEFYIHLVNHENLDRYKAVDICEKIRDQNEGSFSRLAKFLKKWRHEHHNSYDGLLVYLSS; this is translated from the coding sequence ATGTCTTCGAAGGATAAGTTCCAAGAGTTGGTGGACTCATTGAAACCAAGAACAGCTCACCAATACAAAACCTACTATACAAAATACATACAATGGTGCCAGCTTAACCAGATTATACCGACACCGGAAGATGATTCTACAAATAGCGTCCCTTATAAAGACCTACCCATATCCGCAGAACTCATACATTGGTTCCTACTGGACACGTTGATAACGGATGATAAGTTTGAAGAGAAgcaagaagatgaagagtttgatgatgaggaagaaaattCGTTCAAAATCGCTactttaaagaaaatcattGGAAGTTTAAACTTCCTTTCTAAATTATGTAAAGTGCATAACAATCCAAATGCTAATATAGACACCAAATATCTGGAACTAGTCACAAAGCTGCACACACACTGGCTAGATTCTCAGAAGGCAATAACCGCTAACGAAACAAATAATACTAACACTCAGGTGTTATGCCCACCCTTACTAAAAGTCTCTCTGAATTTATGGAATCCACAAACTAATCATCttcctgaaaaattctttaaaacTTGCTCCGAAAAATTAAGGTTTCTGGTAGATTTCCAATTTAGAAGCTACTTGAATCTATCGTTTGAGGAAAGGTCTGAAATACGATTTGGTTCCCTCAAGGTCGGCCGAACAGACAAAGACTCTATAGTATACCATAAAACTATTCAcacaaaggaaaacaaagacatGTCGAGTCATCATCAACTCGTAGCACTGTTACCACAGGATTGTCCCTTTATTTGTCCTCAAACTACACTGGCAGCATACCTGTATCTGAGATTTTATGGTATACCATCTGTTTCAAAAGGTGATGGCTTCCCCAACTTGAACGCTGATGAAGATGGCTCGCTTTTACAAGACTTGCCCATACTAAGAGGCAAGTCATTGACCACTTACCCAAGAGAAGAGACTTTTAGTAACTACTATACCACCGTATTTAGGTATTGTCACTTACCTTATAAACGGAGAGAATACTTTAAGAAATCTAACCTGGTTTACCCAACCTGGGACGAAAccgtttttcaaaatttctttgatgaaaaagcCCATGGAAATTGGTTAGAACAACCTGAGGCTTTCGCATTCCCAGATAGAATTCCATTCGATTTTAAAAGAGTCATGAATCTCAAATCGCCTTACACTTCATATTCTAAAACCGGTGATAAGGACCCACTATCGCCTCCAAAGGATTTGCTAGTTCAGATCTTTCCTGAAATTGACGAATATAAAAGACACGGCTACAATGATTTGTCCCAGGATGCAAAGGAGTTTCTAGGATTAATGGAGAAACTGCGAGAAAGACTACTGAGCAACTTGCCAtggattttcaaatacttcCCGAACCATGATATATTTCAGGATCCAATTTTTGGGAATTCCGATTTTCAATCTTACTTTAATGATAAAACAATACATTCAAATGGTCTCAACACTTTACCATTCGATATATTGCCGGGCTTCAATAAGATTTATAAAAATGAATCGAATTTTTGCAACCTCTTAATTGAACCACCTTCGCAGTTGTCTTTGTCAACGACTAGTAATCCAGACTCGCGTGTCCCCCAAAGAGCAGAATCAGAAGGTCCATCTCAAATGGCACAAATTGATACTGCTCACATGAGCGAATTATTAAAGGAACAAAGTTTCGAGtttgttcaatttcaaacacTGTCTAACTTCCAGATCTTATTATCGGTGtttaataaaatttttgaaaaattagaaatgaaaaaatcttcaagaGGTTATATTCTACATCAACTCAACCTATTCAAAGACACCTTAAATGATAGGATCAAGAAATCTAAAATCAGTGATTCTGATAAATACATCCGCGATATCCAGCCTATAAAGAAGGAGGAAATTACTATAAATGGGGATGGACCAAATAATGTACGCCGGGCAAAGAGGCCAAAACCAATCAGGTTACTTTCAATCGCGGATTCCTCAGACGATTCCTCAGCAGAGGGTTCGAATCTATTCAAAAGGGACGAAGAAGCTAATGGTGACGACGATgccgatgaagaaaatgaagatgaagatgaaaatgatcCTGAAATGCAGGAACAATTGAAATCTATGATAAATGAACTCATCAACTCAAAGATAACCACTTTTCTACAGGATCAAATGGAACAATTCGAGCTGAAGTTAAACGCTTCACTAGATAAAGTTctcgaagaaaaagttgCTCGTAtcattgaacaaaaatttaataCATATGCTACGCCACTTTCGACTTTGAAGAGATCGCAATCTCATATGACAGAAGATGTCGCATTTGATATCGATATCTCGAAGAAGCCTAGGTTCAGTGGTAAATACGCGGAGCCTGTAGAAGATAAGGATGACCGTCAACCCATCTCCGGTTCGGTATCACCAGCGCTCGAACAAGACCTgcaagaaaacaaggaTGCTGATGAACAGCCTTTCATGCTGGACAATTCTATAGATACAATAGAAGGAATAATTCTTGAATGGTTCACTCCAACCCCCAAGTACGGCAATCAATGCGTTCACTCAATGAACAAATCTGGCAATAAGTCTTGGAGAGTTAATTGTGAAGCATTATACAAGGAAAGGAAATCAATAGTTGAGTTTTATATTCACTTGGTCAACCATGAAAACCTTGACAGATACAAAGCGGTAGACATTTGTGAGAAAATACGGGATCAAAACGAAGGTTCGTTTTCCCGCTTAGCGAAGTTCCTAAAGAAGTGGAGACACGAACATCACAATTCATATGATGGACTGTTGGTCTATTTATCTAGTTGA
- the VPS62 gene encoding Vps62p: MQLLHYEQDRKSAVQRTRLSVLVTSMVALLIPCHAVLVPWLDDDPFEEALIGINDDSWNNGILSNTLPLHPSEVTEDNRSLDQKGNVPQYVIDNSPLIHLYSEEKYWPADIKDFVKKFQLRDHTGENIIKESLHDLSDLQESYSVELQNGTYDRIPSEGTYMTSLDDFGKDPKWLLGEQPEYGTGHIKKAPAVLFVVDKGNGWVDAFWFYFYPFNWGPYIMGSGPWGNHVGDWEHSLVRFYKGEPRYLWMSAHGGGTAYKFEAIEKIKRLRRIDGKLTNEAIKKPVIFSARGTHAHYASVGQHSHDVPFFFMPLSDFTDRGPLWDPSLNFYAYTVTVGETITPCGVEETEMGLDWLSFKGSWGDKQLTAKDPRQKWCPFQWKYIDGPRGPLFKNMERVSLCQRFKWWNFWKGCPARRYIKRGEGLDAEKNDLVGDNCGILLYNIRPKWLRGIFRFVTWRGSVCFIMDYFTG, translated from the coding sequence ATGCAACTTCTACATTATGAGCAGGACAGAAAATCCGCTGTTCAAAGAACAAGGCTATCTGTTCTTGTAACGTCTATGGTAGCTCTGTTGATACCCTGTCATGCCGTACTCGTGCCATGGCTGGATGACGACCCATTTGAAGAGGCTCTTATAGGCATCAACGATGATTCGTGGAATAATGGTATACTTTCAAACACGCTCCCGCTACATCCATCTGAAGTTACTGAGGACAATAGAAGTCTGGaccaaaaaggaaatgtGCCACAATATGTTATCGATAATAGCCCTTTGATCCACCTATAcagtgaagaaaaatattggCCAGCCGATATCAAGGATtttgtgaaaaaattccaatTGCGGGATCATACTGGCGAAAACATTATCAAAGAGAGCCTCCATGACTTAAGTGATTTACAGGAGTCTTATTCAGTAGAATTACAGAATGGAACGTATGACCGGATACCGAGCGAAGGTACTTACATGACAAGTTTGGACGATTTTGGCAAGGATCCGAAGTGGTTGTTGGGAGAACAACCGGAATATGGTACGGGCCACATCAAGAAGGCACCCGCCGTTCTTTTTGTTGTCGATAAGGGGAATGGCTGGGTAGATGCATTTTGGTTTTACTTCTACCCATTCAATTGGGGTCCCTATATAATGGGTTCTGGACCATGGGGTAATCACGTAGGAGATTGGGAGCACTCTTTAGTTAGATTTTATAAAGGGGAACCACGGTATCTTTGGATGAGTGCCCATGGTGGCGGTACTGCTTATAAGTTTGAAGCCATtgagaaaatcaaaagactACGCCGTATTGATGGGAAACTGACAAACGAAGCCATCAAGAAACCTGTAATTTTCAGTGCAAGAGGAACGCACGCGCATTACGCATCAGTAGGTCAGCATTCGCACGATGTTCCGTTCTTCTTTATGCCATTGAGTGATTTTACTGACAGAGGCCCATTATGGGATCCTTCTTTGAACTTTTATGCGTATACTGTTACAGTGGGGGAAACTATAACCCCATGTGGTGTTGAGGAAACCGAAATGGGGCTAGACTGGCTTTCTTTCAAGGGTTCTTGGGGCGATAAACAACTAACTGCAAAGGACCCTAGACAGAAATGGTGCCCTTTCCAATGGAAATACATTGATGGACCAAGAGGCCcattgttcaaaaatatgGAAAGAGTTTCTCTATGTCAGCGATTCAAATGGtggaatttttggaaggGTTGTCCTGCAAGAAGGTATATTAAAAGAGGCGAAGGTTTAGATGCAGAGAAAAATGATCTCGTGGGTGACAATTGCGGTATTTTGCTATACAACATAAGACCAAAATGGCTACGCGGTATCTTCCGGTTCGTGACATGGAGAGGGAGCGTTTGTTTCATTATGGATTATTTCACAGGGTAA
- the BTN2 gene encoding Btn2p: MFSVFNSPCVFEQLPTFSQSAHNFEYNSPMNYQPECKRRRAVRANKGAPERRSKAQSPILKYTLSETPNGYNLSLYKHISYSLFSKYANEKLGELKESRYRPTYHVVEDFFGNQYYVEDEFDENALLRSALEDLDFKAIGKKIAKDLFQDYEIELNHRGDELSILSKKDNISKDFCLDEVFEDVFVIGCGVENIDDDSSDKYALLKIGLVKHERKNVLLNSQQPKMVQNEVPQEQPQEEVEPFYPSPQKEDEEKEEMVETSPTKDEQIKRWIEEERLMQEESRQAKREKLAKENQERQKKEKQAKLKAKKESLMKKQKARRAEQKKEQESNKPKTSKNEVRHNISNVDVTGSDNESINSGSEINSDSSITSNVLKKHISPVLEDVEDEEVDRYNELLTRSPRGNSIIEDI, encoded by the coding sequence ATGTTTTCCGTATTTAACTCACCATGCGTTTTCGAGCAATTGCCAACTTTCAGCCAGTCCGCTCACAATTTTGAATACAACTCTCCAATGAACTATCAACCAGAatgtaaaagaagaagggcCGTAAGAGCAAATAAAGGAGCAccagaaagaagaagtaaagCTCAATCGCCAATTTTAAAGTATACACTTTCGGAAACGCCAAACGGATATAATCTAAGCTTGTATAAGCATATTTCAtattcacttttttcaaagtacGCTAATGAGAAACTGGGTGAATTAAAGGAGAGTCGCTACAGACCAACTTACCACGTcgttgaagatttttttggaaaccaATACTATGTTGAggatgaatttgatgaaaatgcCTTACTAAGATCCGCATTAGAAGATCTAGACTTCAAAGCTATcggaaagaaaattgccAAAGACCTATTTCAAGATTACGAAATAGAATTGAATCATAGAGGTGATGAATTGAGCATATTGAGTAAGAAGGATAACATATCCAAAGATTTCTGTTTGGATGAAGTTTTTGAGGatgtttttgttattgGCTGTGGCGTCGAAAATATAGATGATGACTCCAGTGACAAATATGCTCTTTTAAAGATTGGTTTGGTTAAgcatgaaagaaaaaatgtatTATTGAACTCTCAGCAACCAAAGATGGTGCAAAATGAAGTACCCCAAGAACAGCctcaagaagaagttgaaccATTCTATCCCTCTCCCCAAAAAGAGGACgaggaaaaggaagaaatggTAGAAACATCACCAACCAAAGatgaacaaataaaaagatggatcgaagaagaaaggctGATGCAAGAAGAGAGTAGGCAAGcaaaaagggaaaaatTAGCAAAGGAGAATCAagaaaggcaaaaaaaagaaaaacaagcTAAACTAAAAGCCAAGAAGGAAtctttaatgaaaaagcaaaaagcTAGGAGAGCggagcaaaaaaaagaacaggaatccaacaaaccaaaaactTCGAAGAACGAAGTAAGGCACAACATTAGCAATGTTGATGTCACTGGAAGCGACAATGAAAGTATAAACAGTGGATCTGAAATAAATTCAGATTCCTCAATAACAAGCAACgttttaaaaaaacatattTCACCTGTATTAGAAGACgttgaagatgaagaggtTGATAGGTACAATGAGCTGTTAACTAGATCGCCCAGGGGCAATTCTATTATCGAAGACATATGA
- the SKN1 gene encoding beta-glucan synthesis-associated protein SKN1 translates to MSVRNLTNNRNSNSRNSIAESENSFYSSNGQSRESSSVDPTDDRHVSGSGNPFLGSEEFDEDYIPPSEDEQNKAREYSTSSSVNYNNDPNSDTSLLASEKHSPVRNDRRMSDYKGYYAKNNLTSANNFNNHNSNDNNNNNNNNIISSSNENSFASHLQLPDRHLPSHPSSNNMSTFSNNSLIKSPPPFDRYPLVGTRHTPMAQSQSQNLINEKKRANMTGSSSSAHDSSLSSTNLFLGEQDFSPFGGYPASFFPLTLDEKEDDDYIHNPNDEEEARLDKRRFIEDFKHMDRRSFLGLLGILFLFMAAVVVFIVLPAITFSGVVYHDHHHPASTNNTSSSNSTSKLLTEYQYPKLAAIRTTLVDPDTPDSASTREAKDGSKWELVFSDEFNADGRTFYDGDDQFWTAPDIHYDATKDLEWYSPDAVTTSNGTLTLRMDAFKNHGLYYRSGMVQSWNKMCFTEGALEISANLPNYGRISGLWPGMWTMGNLGRPGYLASTQGVWPYSYEACDGGITPNQSSPDGISFLPGQKLSVCTCDDEDHPNQGVGRGAPEIDILEGEADTILGVGVASQSLQIAPFDIWYMPDYDFIEVYNFTTTTMNTYAGGPFQQAVSAISTLNVSWYEFGEEAGYFQKYAIEYLNDDDDGYIRWFVGENPTFTLYSTSLHPNGNIDWRRISKEPMSAVMNLGISNNWAYIDWQYLFFPVTMSIDYVRLYQPKGSNSITCDPEDYPTYDYIQDHLAAYYNPNLTTWEQAGYTFPKNILTGDCKSSKFSLS, encoded by the coding sequence atgtcTGTTCGAAACCTTACCAATAATCGTAATTCCAACAGTAGGAATAGTATTGCAGAAAGTGAAAATTCCTTCTATTCCTCGAACGGTCAATCAAGGGAAAGCTCGTCGGTGGACCCCACAGACGATCGCCATGTTAGTGGAAGCGGTAACCCTTTTCTTGGAAGTGAAGAGTTCGATGAAGACTATATCCCGCCCAGTGAGGATGAGCAGAACAAAGCACGTGAATATTCCACTTCTTCATCTGTGAACTACAATAATGACCCGAACAGCGATACCTCTCTGCTTGCTAGTGAAAAACATTCTCCTGTAAGGAATGATCGAAGAATGTCTGACTATAAAGGTTATTACGCCAAGAATAATTTAACGTCCGCTAATAACTTCAACAATCACAACAGCAAtgacaataacaataacaacaataataatatcataaGCAGTAGTAACGAAAATAGCTTTGCATCACATTTACAACTGCCGGACAGACACTTGCCGTCTCATCCATCCTCCAATAACATGAGTACGTTTTCCAATAATAGCCTGATCAAGTCCCCACCACCTTTTGATAGGTACCCATTAGTAGGCACGAGGCATACTCCAATGGCACAATCTCAATCACAAAACCTtatcaatgaaaagaaaagagcgAATATGACTggttcatcttcttctgctcATGACTCTTCGTTATCTTCCACTAATTTATTCTTGGGTGAACAAGATTTTTCACCCTTTGGTGGTTATCCAGCATCATTTTTTCCGTTGACTTTAGATgagaaagaagatgacgacTATATTCACAATCCAAatgatgaggaagaagCAAGACTAGATAAAAGACGatttattgaagattttaaaCATATGGACAGAAGATCCTTCCTCGGTCTTTTAGGTATCCTATTCTTGTTTATGGCTGCTGTAGTCGTATTCATTGTTTTACCTGCCATTACATTTTCTGGGGTTGTGTACCACGACCATCATCATCCAGCGAGTACGAACAATACCTCATCTTCAAATAGCACGTCAAAGTTGTTGACAGAGTACCAATATCCTAAACTTGCTGCCATCAGAACAACTCTGGTTGATCCAGATACACCCGATAGTGCCAGCACAAGAGAGGCCAAAGACGGATCCAAATGGGAGTTAGTCTTTTCCGATGAATTTAATGCTGATGGTAGAACATTTTACGATGGTGATGATCAATTTTGGACAGCTCCTGACATTCACTACGATGCCACTAAGGATCTTGAATGGTATTCGCCAGATGCCGTTACAACTTCCAACGGTACTTTGACACTGAGAATGGATGCATTCAAAAATCACGGCCTTTACTACAGATCTGGTATGGTTCAAAGTTGGAATAAAATGTGTTTCACTGAAGGCGCTTTGGAAATTTCTGCCAATCTACCCAACTATGGTCGTATTTCAGGGCTGTGGCCTGGTATGTGGACCATGGGAAATTTGGGTAGACCAGGTTATTTGGCCAGCACTCAGGGCGTTTGGCCTTATTCTTATGAAGCATGTGATGGTGGTATAACACCGAATCAAAGTTCTCCTGACggtatttcttttctgccGGGTCAGAAGCTAAGTGTTTGTACTtgtgatgatgaagatcACCCCAATCAAGGTGTTGGTAGGGGAGCACCAGAAATCGATATTTTAGAAGGTGAAGCTGACACGATTTTAGGTGTTGGTGTGGCATCTCAATCTTTGCAAATCGCTCCGTTTGATATTTGGTATATGCCGGATTATGATTTCATTGAGGTCTACAATttcacaacaacaacgatgaACACATATGCTGGTGGTCCCTTTCAACAAGCCGTCTCTGCGATTTCTACTTTAAATGTTAGCTGGTACGAATTCGGAGAGGAGGCCGGctatttccaaaaatacgCTATTGAATATCtcaatgatgacgatgatggTTATATTCGTTGGTTTGTGGGAGAAAATCCAACCTTCACTCTTTATTCAACCTCTTTACATCCTAATGGTAATATTGACTGGAGAAGAATTAGCAAAGAACCAATGTCGGCCGTTATGAATCTGGGTATCTCTAATAATTGGGCCTATATTGATTGGCAATACTTATTTTTCCCGGTTACAATGTCAATAGACTACGTCAGATTGTATCAGCCTAAAGGCTCTAACTCGATTACTTGCGATCCAGAAGACTATCCAACATATGATTACATACAGGATCATTTAGCTGCTTATTATAACCCCAATTTGACAACTTGGGAGCAGGCTGGATATACTTTCCCGAAGAATATCTTGACGGGAGATTGTAAAAGTTCGAAATTTTCATTGTCGTga